A stretch of Leptidea sinapis chromosome 36, ilLepSina1.1, whole genome shotgun sequence DNA encodes these proteins:
- the LOC126975597 gene encoding retinol dehydrogenase 13-like has protein sequence MCKTNSTLEGKVVLITGGASGIGYEAAKNLAKRGARIILASRNVTKLIRARDSIEHITGNSNITYRRLDLASLDSVRNFTTATLQSEHRLDVLINNAGALGLPDRLTDDGLNLTMQVNYFGAFLLTYLLLPLLRSSAPSRIINSSASSMYIGHIEFDHWNNINRYSDVEILANSKLAVSLMTAELTRRLKGTGVTANTFDPFVVRDTEILNNLPELTRNISKLFVNMVGQDKEDVGQQIAYLAADVSLESTSGVHYKFCKEWINHWLVSDRKLTRKLWQESKRVVKITAAEDWEENIV, from the coding sequence atgtgcAAAACAAATTCAACGCTCGAAGGCAAAGTTGTGCTGATAACAGGAGGTGCGTCCGGTATTGGATATGAAGCAGCAAAAAATTTGGCTAAACGTGGTGCGAGAATAATACTTGCAAGTCGGAATGTAACTAAATTAATTAGAGCAAGAGATTCAATTGAACATATCACGGGTAATAGCAACATTACATACAGAAGATTAGACTTGGCATCATTGGATTCAGTTAGAAACTTCACGACTGCAACACTGCAAAGTGAACATAGATTAGACGTTTTGATCAACAATGCAGGAGCTCTCGGACTACCAGATCGTCTAACAGACGACGGACTCAATCTCACTATGCAAGTCAACTATTTCGGCGCATTTCTACTTACCTATCTATTGCTGCCTTTGTTGAGATCCTCAGCTCCGAGTCGAATCATTAACAGTTCAGCGTCATCAATGTATATTGGACACATAGAATTTGATCATTGGAATAACATCAATCGTTATTCTGATGTAGAAATCCTAGCGAATTCTAAGCTCGCAGTTTCCCTGATGACTGCTGAGTTAACTAGACGTTTAAAAGGAACTGGTGTTACAGCAAATACGTTTGATCCATTTGTTGTAAGAGATACggaaatattgaataatttacCTGAGTTAACCCGTAATATTTCTAAATTGTTTGTGAACATGGTCGGACAGGATAAAGAAGATGTTGGCCAACAGATAGCGTATTTAGCAGCCGATGTTAGTTTAGAAAGTACAAGTGGAGTGCATTATAAGTTTTGTAAGGAATGGATCAACCACTGGTTGGTCAGTGACCGAAAATTAACAAGGAAATTGTGGCAGGAATCAAAAAGAGTTGTTAAAATTACTGCTGCGGAAGATTGGGAAGAAAATATAGTGTAG